The following are encoded in a window of Bacillota bacterium genomic DNA:
- a CDS encoding 50S ribosomal protein L28 yields the protein MAKCALCGKGVKVGMQVSHSHIRTKRTWSPNLQSIRTVVNGRPVRLKVCTRCLKAGKVKRAL from the coding sequence CTTTGCGGAAAAGGGGTAAAGGTTGGAATGCAGGTCAGCCATTCCCACATCCGCACCAAAAGAACCTGGTCTCCGAACCTGCAATCCATCCGGACGGTCGTCAACGGAAGGCCTGTTCGTCTTAAAGTTTGCACGCGCTGTCTTAAAGCAGGCAAGGTAAAACGCGCTCTGTAG